Proteins encoded in a region of the Deinococcus multiflagellatus genome:
- the uvrA gene encoding excinuclease ABC subunit UvrA codes for MTLPEPLGFVQVRGAREHNLKDVSLQLPRDALVVFTGVSGSGKSSLAFGTLYAEAQRRYLESVSPYARRLFHQVGAPDVDAIDGLPPAVALQQQRGAPSTRSSVGSVTTLSNLVRMLYSRAGDYPEGQGIIYAEGFSPNTPEGACPHCHGLGQVYEVTEASMVPDSSLTIRERAVAAWPQAWGGQNQRDILVSLGINVDVPWRDLPRDTRDWILFTEEQPVVPVYPGLTPEETRRAVKRGLPPGYMGTFSSARRHVLHTFANSESAAMKRRAQAYMVSAPCPVCHGKRLRPEALAVRFAGHDITELSRLPLQALSALLRPFALGNERGHAQLQAARPEQAAAQQRMAADLCARLEVLLDLGLGYLGLDRSTPTLSPGELQRLRLATQLYSHLFGVVYVLDEPSAGLHPADTEALLGALDRLKAAGNSLFVVEHDLDVVRRADWLVDVGPGAGEQGGEILYSGPPSGLQAVAASQTARYLFAAPQPARPEARAPSGWLTLSGVKRHNLRDLQVRFPLGVLTSVTGVSGSGKSTLVSQVLVDTLAAHLGQSPPTEDDEDPQTPAGVTAQLGGDVGTLSRLVRVDQRPIGRTPRSNLATYTGLFDDVRKLFAQTPLARQRRYSAGRFSFNVKGGRCEHCQGEGWVMVELLFLPSVYAPCPVCHGARYNAQTLEVEYRGKTIAEVLNLTVDAAWTFFQEDAAVFRALDTLREVGLGYLRLGQPATELSGGEAQRIKLATELQRAGRGHTVYVLDEPTTGLHPADVERLRRQLFRLVEAGHTVIAVEHDMQLVTASDWVIDIGPGAGDKGGQIVAQGTPQEVAQVAESRTAPYLARALQAHPT; via the coding sequence ATGACGCTTCCCGAACCCCTTGGCTTCGTGCAGGTGCGCGGCGCGCGGGAACACAACCTCAAGGACGTGTCCCTGCAGCTGCCCAGAGACGCCCTGGTGGTGTTTACCGGGGTCTCGGGCTCTGGCAAGTCGTCGCTGGCCTTTGGCACCCTGTACGCCGAAGCGCAGCGGCGCTACCTGGAATCGGTCTCGCCCTACGCGCGGCGCCTGTTTCACCAGGTGGGCGCGCCGGATGTAGACGCCATTGACGGCCTGCCCCCAGCGGTGGCCCTGCAGCAGCAGCGCGGCGCGCCCAGCACCCGCTCCTCGGTGGGCAGCGTGACCACCCTGTCCAACCTCGTGCGCATGCTGTATTCCCGGGCCGGTGACTACCCTGAAGGGCAGGGCATCATCTACGCCGAGGGCTTTTCGCCCAACACCCCGGAAGGGGCCTGTCCCCACTGCCACGGCCTGGGGCAGGTGTACGAGGTGACAGAAGCATCTATGGTGCCGGACTCCTCACTCACCATCCGGGAGCGGGCGGTGGCGGCGTGGCCGCAGGCCTGGGGCGGGCAGAACCAGCGCGACATTCTGGTGAGCCTGGGCATCAATGTGGACGTGCCGTGGCGCGACCTGCCGCGGGACACGCGCGACTGGATTCTGTTCACCGAGGAGCAGCCGGTGGTGCCGGTGTATCCGGGCCTCACGCCAGAAGAGACCCGCCGGGCCGTGAAGCGCGGGCTGCCCCCCGGGTACATGGGCACCTTCAGCAGCGCGCGCCGGCATGTGCTGCACACCTTCGCCAACAGCGAGAGCGCCGCCATGAAACGGCGGGCGCAGGCGTACATGGTGTCGGCGCCGTGCCCGGTGTGTCACGGCAAGCGCCTGCGCCCCGAGGCCCTGGCGGTGCGCTTTGCCGGGCACGACATCACTGAGCTCTCGCGGCTGCCGCTTCAGGCCCTTTCGGCGCTGCTGCGCCCCTTTGCCCTGGGCAACGAGCGCGGCCACGCCCAGTTGCAGGCCGCGCGCCCGGAGCAGGCCGCCGCGCAGCAGCGTATGGCCGCCGACCTGTGCGCCCGCCTGGAAGTGCTGCTGGACCTGGGGCTGGGCTACCTGGGGCTGGACCGCTCCACCCCCACCCTGTCGCCCGGCGAACTGCAGCGCCTGCGGCTGGCCACGCAGCTGTACTCGCACCTGTTCGGCGTGGTGTACGTCCTAGATGAACCCTCCGCCGGCCTGCACCCCGCCGACACCGAGGCGCTGCTGGGCGCCCTGGACCGCCTGAAGGCCGCCGGCAACTCGCTGTTCGTGGTGGAACATGATCTGGACGTGGTGCGCCGCGCCGACTGGCTGGTGGACGTGGGCCCCGGCGCCGGAGAACAGGGCGGCGAGATTCTCTACAGTGGCCCGCCCAGCGGCCTGCAGGCGGTGGCGGCCTCCCAGACCGCGCGCTACCTCTTTGCTGCGCCTCAGCCCGCGCGCCCAGAAGCCCGCGCGCCGTCGGGCTGGCTCACGTTAAGCGGCGTCAAACGCCACAACCTGCGTGACCTGCAGGTGCGCTTTCCCCTGGGCGTGCTGACCAGCGTCACCGGCGTGTCTGGCTCCGGGAAATCCACGCTGGTGAGCCAGGTGCTGGTGGACACCCTGGCCGCCCACCTGGGCCAGAGCCCACCCACCGAAGACGATGAAGACCCGCAGACCCCAGCCGGCGTGACCGCGCAGCTGGGCGGCGACGTGGGCACCCTGTCGCGGCTGGTGCGGGTGGACCAGCGACCCATTGGGCGCACGCCGCGCAGCAACCTCGCCACGTACACCGGCCTGTTTGACGATGTGCGCAAGCTGTTCGCTCAGACGCCCCTGGCCCGGCAGCGCCGCTACAGCGCCGGGCGTTTCTCGTTCAACGTGAAGGGGGGCCGCTGCGAACACTGCCAAGGCGAAGGCTGGGTGATGGTTGAGCTGCTGTTCCTGCCCAGCGTGTATGCCCCCTGCCCGGTCTGCCACGGCGCCCGCTACAACGCCCAGACCCTGGAGGTGGAATACCGGGGCAAGACCATTGCCGAGGTCCTGAACCTGACCGTGGACGCGGCCTGGACCTTTTTTCAGGAGGACGCGGCCGTGTTCCGCGCACTGGACACCCTGCGGGAAGTGGGGCTGGGGTACCTGCGCCTGGGGCAGCCTGCCACCGAACTCTCCGGCGGAGAGGCGCAGCGCATCAAGCTCGCCACTGAACTGCAGCGCGCCGGGCGCGGCCACACGGTGTACGTGCTGGACGAACCCACCACCGGCCTGCACCCCGCCGATGTGGAGCGGCTGCGCCGCCAGCTGTTCCGGCTGGTCGAGGCTGGCCACACGGTCATTGCCGTCGAGCACGATATGCAGCTCGTGACCGCCAGCGACTGGGTGATTGACATTGGGCCGGGCGCTGGGGACAAGGGGGGGCAGATCGTGGCCCAGGGCACCCCGCAGGAGGTGGCGCAGGTCGCTGAGAGCCGCACGGCGCCCTACCTCGCCCGCGCGCTGCAGGCCCACCCTACCTGA